A region from the Algoriphagus machipongonensis genome encodes:
- a CDS encoding tetratricopeptide repeat-containing protein has product MDEGKKRCFVVMGFGTKTDYVNGRKLDLNKSYRLLIKPVVEQKGIECVRADEIPHSGSIDVQMYRELLKADLVIADLSTANPNALYELGIRHALRPYTTIVISEDKLVYPFDLNHILITKYQHLGDAIDYEEVGRFRQALGNLIDEVIDKNESDSPVYTYLNSLIPPKTQQEIKESIETSPESSQNEDTGKALSLIIQEAESAVEIKDFDSARDLFQSAVLLSKINQEQSDTYLIHRLAFCTYKAAKPDLISSLYKSLDLLISINLAHTNDPETVSTAGAVEKKLYECGEGDQHLENSILYYQRSFYLLNNRYNGINLAITFVYRSNSNIVSNEKERIADLVFAQRTWKRVIFLCERDWPMILIKEKTDASFDSTTEESQEMEEYYARQKFWITVNRAEAYFGLGNFELYGKYLEEAKKIPHPKWMWESFTDQIGRLEAELRKSGHLMDPIWTPPA; this is encoded by the coding sequence ATGGATGAAGGAAAGAAAAGATGTTTCGTAGTGATGGGTTTTGGAACCAAAACCGATTATGTCAACGGAAGAAAACTCGACTTAAATAAATCTTACCGCCTCCTTATCAAACCAGTTGTTGAGCAAAAAGGAATTGAATGCGTGAGGGCTGATGAAATCCCTCATTCTGGTTCGATTGACGTTCAGATGTATCGCGAATTATTAAAAGCTGACTTGGTGATTGCAGATCTATCTACGGCAAACCCAAATGCGCTTTATGAATTGGGGATTAGACATGCACTGAGACCCTATACTACAATTGTTATTTCTGAAGATAAATTGGTTTACCCTTTCGATCTTAATCATATTTTGATCACCAAATATCAACACTTGGGAGATGCGATAGACTATGAGGAAGTGGGGAGGTTTAGGCAAGCATTGGGGAATTTAATTGATGAGGTCATAGATAAAAATGAGTCTGATAGCCCTGTATATACCTATCTCAATTCTTTAATCCCTCCAAAGACCCAGCAAGAAATAAAAGAATCCATAGAGACTTCTCCGGAGTCTTCCCAAAATGAAGACACGGGAAAGGCCCTTTCATTGATCATTCAAGAGGCTGAAAGTGCGGTAGAAATAAAGGATTTTGATTCAGCAAGAGATTTATTCCAGTCTGCAGTTCTTTTATCCAAAATAAATCAAGAACAAAGTGATACTTATTTAATTCATAGACTGGCATTTTGCACCTATAAAGCTGCCAAACCAGATTTAATTTCCTCGCTTTACAAATCTCTTGATCTACTTATTTCCATCAACCTTGCACACACCAATGATCCAGAAACCGTCTCCACTGCTGGGGCAGTCGAAAAGAAACTATATGAGTGCGGAGAAGGCGATCAACATTTAGAAAACTCTATCCTCTATTATCAAAGAAGCTTTTACCTGCTCAATAACCGATACAATGGAATCAATTTGGCCATTACCTTTGTCTATCGCTCAAACTCAAACATTGTTAGCAATGAAAAAGAGCGAATTGCAGATTTGGTTTTTGCTCAAAGAACTTGGAAAAGGGTGATATTTTTATGTGAACGTGATTGGCCTATGATCCTAATAAAGGAGAAAACGGATGCTTCTTTTGACTCGACAACTGAGGAGTCTCAAGAGATGGAAGAATACTACGCCCGACAAAAGTTTTGGATTACAGTTAACCGGGCAGAAGCTTACTTTGGCCTAGGGAACTTTGAATTATATGGCAAATACCTAGAAGAAGCAAAAAAAATTCCGCATCCAAAGTGGATGTGGGAGAGCTTTACAGATCAAATTGGTAGATTAGAGGCTGAATTAAGAAAATCCGGTCATTTAATGGATCCGATTTGGACCCCGCCGGCATAA